In Candidatus Baltobacteraceae bacterium, a single genomic region encodes these proteins:
- a CDS encoding FkbM family methyltransferase — protein MSVRGLAGELVDRLQRIAAKSPLAVRFAVALRNQCRCVIKYHLADSPDALESGERWLVLRVATFGERFVDVGANVGDWLGMAREARAGRPFAAIAFEPSRSAFAELQRRFGDDPQIALHDVALGAAPESRPFFEEEKAGKGSSLVADFVRTAGSRRTITISTLDAALRDAGWDRVDLVKIDAEGYDLHVMRGAHEAIAARTIAVLQFEYNRAWQLAGDTLRGAYYVLEDAGYRIFVLKREGLYTLDYLRYEEYFEYTNFVAIAPGRMAMFEDCLRGVI, from the coding sequence GTGAGCGTCCGCGGCCTCGCAGGTGAACTCGTCGATCGCCTTCAACGCATCGCGGCAAAGTCACCGCTTGCCGTGCGCTTTGCCGTCGCGCTGCGCAACCAGTGCCGGTGTGTGATCAAATATCATCTTGCCGACAGTCCCGATGCGCTCGAAAGCGGGGAACGCTGGCTCGTGCTGCGCGTGGCGACGTTCGGCGAGCGATTCGTGGACGTCGGCGCCAACGTCGGCGACTGGCTCGGCATGGCGCGCGAGGCACGGGCAGGCCGGCCGTTCGCCGCGATCGCGTTCGAACCGTCGCGAAGTGCGTTTGCGGAACTGCAGCGCCGGTTCGGCGACGACCCGCAGATCGCGCTGCACGATGTGGCGCTGGGCGCGGCGCCGGAATCGCGGCCGTTTTTCGAGGAGGAGAAGGCCGGCAAAGGCAGCTCGCTGGTCGCCGATTTCGTTCGTACCGCCGGGAGCAGGCGTACCATTACGATCAGCACGCTCGATGCAGCGCTGCGCGATGCTGGCTGGGATCGCGTGGACTTAGTGAAGATCGACGCGGAGGGCTACGATTTGCACGTGATGCGCGGCGCGCATGAGGCGATCGCCGCGCGCACGATCGCTGTGCTGCAATTCGAGTACAACCGGGCATGGCAGCTTGCGGGCGATACACTGCGCGGCGCGTATTACGTGCTCGAGGACGCGGGCTATCGCATCTTCGTGCTCAAGCGCGAGGGCCTCTACACGCTCGACTACCTTCGCTACGAAGAGTATTTCGAATATACGAACTTCGTTGCAATCGCACCCGGCCGTATGGCGATGTTCGAAGATTGCCTACGCGGGGTCATTTAG